A window of the Brassica napus cultivar Da-Ae chromosome C5, Da-Ae, whole genome shotgun sequence genome harbors these coding sequences:
- the LOC106399744 gene encoding transcription factor MYB62, whose amino-acid sequence MTSRMKKRCNENEEGVEQRKGPWTLEEDTILTNYIAHNGEGRWNVLAKSSGLKRKGKSCRLRWLNYLKPDIKRGNLTPQEQLLILELHCQWGNRWSKIAQYLPGRTDNEIKNYWRTRVQKQARQLNIDSSSHQFLEAVRSFWVPRLIHKMKDNSNTNTKTPHPDSLGPVDSLGPVSHDSGFNNMGCSTSMSKELTTKMSQFMDLSDLETTNSMSLKGSRGSSNQCVSEDYCSLPCLEEEYMVPTMGNSDILPFKDCHVADSSYEEDVTQDSMWNMDDIWQFEEYAHFN is encoded by the exons ATGACaagtagaatgaagaagaggtgTAATGAAAATGAAGAGGGTGTAGAGCAGAGAAAAGGGCCTTGGACGCTTGAGGAAGACACTATTCTCACCAATTACATTGCCCATAACGGTGAAGGCCGATGGAATGTACTCGCTAAATCTTCTG GGctaaagagaaaaggaaaaagttGCAGATTACGATGGTTAAATTACCTCAAACCCGACATAAAGCGAGGGAATCTCACTCCTCAAGAACAACTCTTAATCCTTGAACTCCATTGTCAATGGGGTAATAG GTGGTCCAAAATTGCGCAGTATTTACCGGGAAGAACGGACAACGAGATCAAAAACTATTGGAGAACTAGAGTTCAGAAACAAGCACGCCAGCTCAACATCGATTCCAGCAGCCACCAGTTCTTGGAAGCTGTACGTAGCTTCTGGGTTCCAAGATTAATACACAAGATGAAAGATAACTCAAACACCAACACCAAAACTCCTCATCCGGATTCACTTGGACCCGTCGATTCACTTGGACCCGTCTCTCACGATTCAGGTTTCAACAACATGGGTTGTTCCACTTCCATGTCTAAAGAACTCACGACGAAAATGTCACAATTCATGGATTTGTCTGATCTTGAAACCACCAACTCAATGTCCTTGAAAGGATCACGAGGGAGTAGTAATCAATGTGTGAGTGAAGATTATTGTTCCCTCCCTTGCCTGGAGGAAGAGTACATGGTGCCCACCATGGGCAACTCGGACATTTTACCATTTAAGGATTGTCACGTAGCCGATTCGAGTTACGAGGAGGATGTGACACAAGATTCAATGTGGAACATGGATGATATTTGGCAGTTTGAGGAGTACGCACACTTTAACTAG